In Chloroflexota bacterium, one DNA window encodes the following:
- a CDS encoding GntR family transcriptional regulator, whose protein sequence is MRQITSFRSKKELVYDSLRDAILAGDLPPGTRLIIDDLASQLGVSQIPIREALQQLQADGFVEIKPYVGATVTEVHTGLVTEVFELLEAMEIISGRAACQRMSDEDLQELEERLRRMDDLLDDLDQWSEANIQLHQFICEKAGTPLVGALMSKVVDHWERLRRLYLSDVFARRVREAQEQHWRMLDALRARDPDLLERLVRVHNRTALEAYADRMGKTEVAEQEPGVA, encoded by the coding sequence GACAGATTACTAGCTTCCGCAGCAAGAAAGAGTTGGTGTATGACTCCTTACGTGATGCGATCCTGGCCGGTGATTTGCCGCCGGGAACTCGCCTGATCATTGATGATCTGGCCTCTCAGCTCGGCGTGAGCCAGATCCCGATCCGAGAGGCGTTGCAGCAGCTCCAGGCCGATGGGTTCGTGGAGATCAAGCCCTATGTGGGTGCCACGGTCACCGAGGTGCACACGGGGCTGGTCACTGAGGTCTTTGAGCTCCTGGAGGCGATGGAGATCATCAGCGGGCGTGCGGCCTGCCAGCGGATGAGCGATGAGGATCTGCAGGAGCTGGAGGAGCGTCTGCGCCGCATGGACGATCTCCTGGACGATCTGGATCAGTGGTCGGAGGCGAATATCCAGCTGCACCAGTTCATCTGTGAGAAGGCGGGCACCCCGCTGGTGGGCGCTCTGATGAGCAAGGTCGTCGATCACTGGGAGCGCTTGCGGCGCCTCTATCTCAGCGACGTCTTCGCCAGGCGGGTGCGAGAGGCTCAGGAGCAGCACTGGCGTATGCTGGACGCCTTGCGCGCCAGGGACCCGGATCTGCTGGAGCGCCTGGTGCGTGTGCACAATCGAACGGCGTTGGAAGCTTATGCGGATCGTATGGGCAAGACGGAGGTAGCCGAGCAGGAGCCCGGCGTCGCGTGA